A single region of the Plantactinospora soyae genome encodes:
- a CDS encoding TMEM175 family protein, with protein sequence MRWFRAIRRTATDRDSTGRESADRTSTGRDSAGSSRPIGAERDPARLIAFSDAVFAIAVTLLILEIRPPQDTRDLLHGLTALWPSYLAYTVTFLLIGQVWVNHRVMFDHVRAADRLVLFLNTLLLMVVAFLPFASSVLAAAFESGHGQRSAVVFYGIAFETAVVLFNITWEYVRRGKRLLRQSIDTAGANAIGRRYRLALVWIAVGTAVGALHPVAGVLVIAAFIPAYWLPIGGEVAAVRRVRDRGPAPP encoded by the coding sequence GGACCGCCACCGACCGGGACTCGACCGGCAGGGAGTCGGCCGACAGGACCTCCACCGGCAGGGACTCGGCCGGATCCAGCCGACCGATCGGCGCGGAACGTGATCCCGCCCGGCTCATCGCCTTCAGCGACGCCGTCTTCGCTATCGCCGTCACCCTGCTCATCCTGGAAATCCGCCCACCGCAGGACACCCGTGACCTGCTCCACGGTCTCACCGCGCTCTGGCCCTCGTACCTGGCCTACACGGTCACGTTCCTGCTCATCGGCCAGGTGTGGGTGAACCACCGCGTCATGTTCGACCACGTCCGCGCCGCCGACCGTCTGGTGCTGTTCCTCAACACGCTGCTGCTGATGGTCGTCGCGTTCCTGCCCTTCGCCTCCTCCGTGCTCGCCGCCGCGTTCGAGTCCGGTCACGGACAGCGGAGCGCAGTCGTGTTCTACGGGATCGCCTTCGAGACGGCCGTCGTACTGTTCAACATCACCTGGGAGTACGTCCGGCGCGGCAAGCGCCTGCTCCGGCAGAGCATCGACACGGCCGGCGCTAACGCCATCGGTAGGCGTTACCGTCTCGCACTCGTCTGGATCGCCGTCGGAACCGCGGTCGGCGCCCTGCACCCCGTCGCCGGTGTGCTGGTGATCGCCGCCTTCATCCCCGCCTACTGGCTGCCGATCGGCGGCGAGGTCGCCGCCGTCAGACGCGTACGCGACCGCGGCCCCGCGCCGCCCTGA
- a CDS encoding S8 family serine peptidase, giving the protein MLRTVARWGGGAAIIALVVSSAGPAGTTAWAAVPDSGTEAVRAPQRPGEPDRSVTLITGDRVTVRADGVASVEPGAGRKGIPALTRRLDGRLHVTPVDALALVQDGRLDARLFDVTTLIEFGYDDRRANLPLIVTAGGSRSAARSTVTARGAEVVRDLPSVGGMAVRADKATLTEFWRGVAGVAPSRSLRGGVSKIWLDGLRKPTLEQSVPQIGAPAAWQAGLDGTGVTVAVLDTGVDADHPDLAGQVTGTANFTEEDARDVVGHGTHVASTIAGTGAASDGRNRGVAPGARLLAGKVCITRGCPDSSILAGMQWAAERGAAVVNLSLGGQDTPEVDPVEQAVQTLTEQYGTLFVVAVGNDGQAAAIASPASADAALAVGAVDRSDELAWFSNRGPRTGDGGPKPDITAPGTDIVAARSSDGPAPDQPYRTMSGTSMATPHVAGAAAILAQRHPGWQAGALKSTLMAAAVPHPELDMFAQGAGRVDVARSIDQTLASDPPSVGFGGQSWPHHDDVPVARAVTYRNSGTAPLTLALSLEASGPDGTAAPAGMFTVNPSTVTVPAGGTAEVSVTADTRVDTTDGLYTGRLVATTGDLVLRTPFTVDRATEMYDVTVSHLDRAGAPTRACSELVGLDGAGLTEDDVHRPCGAEGTGTATVRLPKGRYALLSVLHDDDVSNLLTQPVVEVTGPTTVVVDARKAEPVSVTLPRADAAQVFADLAVQVPVGGSSYGFGVFGDSFAQTRLGRLDDGGAVPGFFATVVGSWARADPENDVYNSPFVYNLAWSVPADRFDGFTRQVRQSDLATIHTRYAHNVVGDAYFDVFDPAFFPGVGGAFSASLLFDSPFERTEYFNSDPDVQWSHHVLERDGSGSILTAVEPVRTTYQTGTVTRNQWNQAVFGASLESPGWPEDYVSRVGDKVFVNMPLYADGAGRQVLAFDAVEKMVLYRDGVKVGESDGLWEAFEVPPAAADYRLEVTGTRAQPIALSTRVEAAWTFRSGHVPGESPVRLPLSGIRFSPPLDQHNMAPAGRSFLIPVSARPQPGSTGGNVRSLGVEVSYDDGATWHRATVIAVNGVGAVHVKHPKGSGFVSLRATATDRSGNTVRQTVIRAYGIG; this is encoded by the coding sequence ATGTTGAGGACAGTCGCCCGGTGGGGCGGTGGGGCCGCGATCATCGCTCTGGTCGTGTCGTCCGCCGGACCGGCGGGGACGACGGCCTGGGCCGCCGTGCCGGATTCGGGTACGGAGGCGGTCCGGGCGCCGCAGCGTCCGGGGGAGCCCGACCGCTCGGTCACGTTGATCACCGGGGACCGGGTCACGGTACGTGCCGACGGGGTGGCCTCGGTCGAACCGGGCGCGGGCCGGAAGGGCATTCCGGCACTGACCCGGCGGCTCGACGGGCGGCTGCACGTCACCCCGGTGGACGCCCTGGCGCTGGTCCAGGACGGACGGCTCGACGCGCGGCTCTTCGACGTGACGACGCTGATCGAGTTCGGCTACGACGACCGTCGTGCCAACCTGCCGTTGATCGTCACGGCCGGCGGCAGCCGGTCGGCGGCGCGCAGTACGGTGACCGCCCGGGGCGCCGAGGTGGTCCGGGACCTGCCGTCGGTGGGTGGCATGGCGGTACGGGCGGACAAGGCGACGTTGACCGAGTTCTGGCGGGGCGTAGCCGGTGTGGCCCCCAGCAGGAGCCTGCGCGGCGGCGTCTCGAAGATCTGGCTCGACGGGCTGCGCAAGCCCACGCTCGAACAGAGCGTGCCGCAGATCGGTGCACCGGCGGCCTGGCAGGCAGGGCTGGACGGCACCGGCGTCACGGTGGCGGTGCTGGACACCGGCGTCGACGCCGACCACCCGGATCTGGCCGGGCAGGTGACCGGCACGGCCAACTTCACCGAGGAGGACGCGCGGGACGTGGTGGGCCACGGCACGCACGTGGCCTCGACCATCGCCGGCACCGGTGCCGCCTCGGACGGTCGGAACAGGGGCGTGGCACCCGGGGCGCGGCTGCTGGCCGGCAAGGTCTGCATCACGCGTGGCTGCCCCGACTCGTCGATCCTGGCCGGCATGCAGTGGGCGGCCGAACGGGGTGCCGCGGTGGTCAACCTGAGCCTGGGCGGGCAGGACACTCCCGAGGTGGATCCGGTCGAGCAGGCCGTACAGACCCTGACCGAGCAGTACGGCACGCTCTTCGTCGTCGCGGTCGGGAACGACGGTCAGGCTGCTGCCATCGCCTCTCCGGCGAGCGCCGACGCCGCGCTCGCGGTCGGTGCCGTGGACCGGTCCGACGAGCTGGCCTGGTTCTCCAACCGTGGCCCGCGTACGGGTGACGGTGGGCCCAAGCCGGACATCACCGCGCCGGGGACGGACATCGTCGCGGCACGCAGCTCGGACGGTCCGGCCCCGGATCAGCCGTACCGGACGATGTCGGGCACCTCCATGGCGACGCCGCACGTGGCGGGCGCCGCGGCGATCCTGGCACAACGGCATCCGGGGTGGCAGGCCGGCGCGCTCAAGTCGACGCTGATGGCCGCCGCCGTACCCCATCCGGAACTGGACATGTTCGCGCAGGGGGCCGGCCGGGTGGACGTGGCGCGGTCGATCGACCAGACGCTCGCCAGCGACCCGCCGAGCGTCGGGTTCGGCGGGCAATCGTGGCCGCACCACGACGACGTACCGGTGGCGAGGGCCGTGACGTACCGCAACAGCGGTACGGCACCGCTGACGTTGGCCCTCTCCCTGGAGGCGTCCGGACCGGACGGTACGGCGGCACCCGCCGGCATGTTCACGGTGAACCCGTCGACGGTGACCGTGCCGGCCGGTGGCACCGCCGAGGTGAGCGTCACCGCGGACACCCGGGTCGACACCACCGACGGCCTCTACACCGGTCGGCTCGTCGCCACCACGGGCGACCTGGTGCTGCGGACGCCGTTCACGGTGGACCGGGCCACGGAGATGTACGACGTCACCGTCTCCCACCTGGACCGGGCCGGTGCGCCGACCCGTGCGTGCTCGGAACTCGTCGGCCTCGACGGGGCGGGGTTGACCGAGGACGACGTCCACCGGCCCTGTGGTGCGGAGGGCACGGGCACGGCCACCGTCCGGCTGCCCAAGGGCCGGTACGCATTGCTGAGCGTGCTCCACGACGACGACGTGAGCAACTTGTTGACCCAGCCGGTCGTGGAGGTGACCGGACCGACCACGGTGGTCGTGGACGCGCGTAAGGCCGAGCCGGTGTCGGTCACCCTGCCCCGGGCGGACGCGGCCCAGGTCTTCGCGGATCTTGCCGTGCAGGTGCCGGTCGGGGGGAGCAGTTACGGCTTCGGCGTGTTCGGCGACAGCTTCGCCCAAACGCGCCTGGGACGCCTCGACGACGGCGGTGCGGTGCCCGGGTTCTTCGCAACGGTGGTCGGCAGCTGGGCGAGGGCGGATCCGGAGAACGACGTCTACAACAGCCCGTTCGTCTACAACCTGGCCTGGTCGGTGCCGGCCGACCGGTTCGACGGCTTCACCCGGCAGGTACGCCAGTCGGACCTGGCCACCATCCACACACGGTACGCCCACAACGTGGTCGGCGACGCGTACTTCGACGTCTTCGACCCGGCGTTCTTCCCCGGTGTGGGCGGGGCGTTCAGCGCCTCGTTGCTGTTCGACTCGCCCTTCGAACGGACCGAGTACTTCAACTCCGATCCCGACGTGCAGTGGAGCCACCACGTGCTGGAACGGGACGGGTCCGGTTCCATCCTGACGGCCGTGGAGCCGGTCCGTACGACGTACCAGACCGGTACGGTCACCCGTAACCAGTGGAACCAGGCGGTGTTCGGCGCGAGCCTGGAGAGCCCGGGCTGGCCGGAGGACTACGTCTCCCGGGTCGGGGACAAGGTCTTCGTGAACATGCCGCTCTACGCCGACGGCGCCGGTCGGCAGGTCCTGGCGTTCGACGCGGTCGAGAAGATGGTCCTGTACCGGGACGGTGTCAAGGTCGGGGAGTCGGACGGTCTCTGGGAGGCCTTCGAGGTTCCACCGGCGGCGGCGGACTACCGGCTGGAGGTCACCGGGACCCGTGCCCAGCCCATCGCCCTCTCCACCCGGGTGGAGGCGGCCTGGACCTTCCGGTCCGGTCACGTGCCGGGGGAGAGTCCGGTGCGGTTGCCGCTGTCCGGGATACGGTTCAGCCCACCGCTGGACCAGCACAACATGGCGCCGGCCGGTCGATCGTTCCTCATCCCGGTGTCGGCGCGGCCGCAGCCGGGGTCGACCGGCGGCAACGTCCGCTCCCTCGGCGTCGAGGTTTCCTACGACGATGGGGCCACCTGGCACCGGGCCACCGTCATCGCGGTCAACGGCGTCGGCGCGGTGCACGTCAAGCATCCGAAGGGAAGTGGTTTCGTCTCACTCCGGGCCACCGCGACGGACCGGTCCGGCAACACGGTACGGCAGACGGTGATCCGCGCCTACGGGATCGGATAG
- a CDS encoding SigE family RNA polymerase sigma factor translates to MTGRDGQAEFAEFVRTRYPGLVRHGVRLTGDHGHGEDLTQEALVKTYRAWRRLHPGGDAEAYTKKVMMRAAWRIGRQRWRREIPTDVLPDGRTDDPYEPRDLARLVLATLRALPAQQRVVLLLRFWGGLTEREVSAVLGCHVGTVKSRAHRAISALRRPGGPLADAIAPATAPARPTSPR, encoded by the coding sequence GTGACCGGCCGCGACGGGCAAGCAGAGTTCGCCGAGTTCGTCCGGACCCGCTACCCCGGGCTGGTACGCCACGGGGTGCGGCTCACCGGCGACCACGGGCACGGTGAGGACCTCACCCAGGAGGCACTGGTCAAGACGTACCGGGCCTGGCGGCGGTTGCATCCGGGCGGTGACGCCGAGGCGTACACGAAAAAGGTGATGATGCGGGCGGCCTGGCGGATCGGCCGCCAGCGGTGGCGGCGGGAGATCCCGACCGACGTTCTGCCCGACGGGCGGACCGACGACCCGTACGAGCCACGCGACCTCGCCCGACTGGTGCTCGCCACCCTGCGGGCGCTGCCGGCACAACAACGGGTGGTACTGCTGCTCAGGTTCTGGGGCGGGCTCACCGAGCGGGAGGTGTCGGCGGTTCTGGGCTGCCACGTCGGCACGGTGAAGAGCCGGGCACACCGGGCCATCAGCGCGCTGCGGCGCCCCGGCGGCCCGCTCGCCGACGCAATCGCTCCGGCCACTGCCCCGGCCCGTCCGACATCGCCGCGCTAA
- a CDS encoding histone-like nucleoid-structuring protein Lsr2: MAKQIIHKLVDDLDGGDADETVKFSLDGVQYEIDLSKKNAGKLRDLFAPYAASGQKVGRGAVVVGGRAARGRGSATADREQNKAIRAWAKKEGRDISDRGRIPQEIVDEYHAKAGR, from the coding sequence GTGGCCAAGCAAATCATTCACAAGCTGGTCGACGACCTGGACGGCGGAGACGCCGACGAAACCGTCAAGTTCTCGCTCGACGGAGTGCAGTACGAGATCGACCTCTCCAAGAAAAACGCCGGGAAACTGCGGGACCTATTCGCCCCGTACGCCGCGTCGGGCCAGAAGGTCGGCCGGGGTGCCGTGGTCGTCGGTGGTCGTGCCGCACGTGGCAGGGGCAGCGCGACCGCCGACCGGGAGCAGAACAAGGCCATCCGTGCCTGGGCCAAGAAGGAGGGGCGGGATATCTCCGATCGCGGCCGTATCCCGCAGGAGATCGTCGACGAATACCACGCCAAGGCCGGTCGCTGA
- a CDS encoding GDSL-type esterase/lipase family protein produces MTSRVRRCAGVLLTALLVTAAVLTHTSTRVEAAAGVRVLPLGDSITDGFNVPGGYRIDLWQKVVAGGYSVDFVGSQANGPASLGDRDHEGHSGWRIDQLDANIVNWLRTYTPRTILLHIGTNDVFQNRDLPNAPNRLAALIDRIHSTAPAAMVFVATIVPAGSASSNAQVRSFNAAIPQIVQTRANAGRPVYLVDMYSALTTADLADGVHPNATGYSKMATTWYNALRAVPGSLTEGGTPTPTVTPPTTPPTTPPTTPPTNPPGGAGCTASASLNTWGGGFVATVRVTAGSAGTNGWTVGLTLPSGTTITNGWNNQRSGNSGAVQFTNVSFNGRIAAGQSTEFGFQATGSGAGVTPTCTAS; encoded by the coding sequence ATGACTTCACGCGTCCGGCGGTGTGCCGGGGTGCTGTTGACGGCGCTGCTGGTGACGGCCGCCGTCCTGACCCACACCAGTACCCGGGTGGAGGCGGCCGCCGGAGTGCGGGTGCTGCCACTCGGCGACTCGATCACCGACGGCTTCAACGTACCGGGCGGCTACCGGATCGACCTCTGGCAGAAGGTGGTCGCCGGGGGCTACTCGGTCGACTTCGTCGGCTCCCAGGCGAACGGGCCGGCCAGCCTCGGCGACCGTGACCACGAGGGACACTCCGGCTGGCGGATCGACCAGCTCGACGCCAACATCGTCAACTGGCTCCGCACCTACACGCCCCGCACGATCCTGCTGCACATCGGCACCAACGACGTCTTCCAGAACCGCGACCTGCCGAACGCTCCGAACCGGCTGGCGGCGCTGATCGACCGCATCCACAGCACGGCACCGGCGGCGATGGTCTTCGTGGCCACGATCGTGCCGGCCGGATCCGCGAGCAGCAACGCCCAGGTGCGGAGCTTCAACGCGGCCATCCCGCAGATCGTCCAGACCCGGGCGAACGCAGGTCGTCCGGTGTACCTGGTCGACATGTACTCCGCGCTCACCACCGCCGACCTGGCCGACGGTGTACATCCCAACGCGACCGGCTACAGCAAGATGGCCACCACCTGGTATAACGCCCTGCGGGCCGTGCCGGGCAGCCTGACCGAGGGCGGCACCCCGACCCCCACTGTCACCCCACCCACGACCCCGCCGACCACCCCACCCACGACCCCGCCGACCAACCCGCCCGGTGGTGCCGGCTGCACGGCCTCGGCCTCGCTCAACACCTGGGGCGGCGGTTTCGTGGCGACGGTACGGGTCACGGCCGGCTCGGCCGGAACCAACGGCTGGACGGTCGGATTGACACTGCCGTCCGGCACCACGATCACGAATGGTTGGAACAACCAACGCAGCGGCAACAGCGGCGCGGTCCAGTTCACGAATGTGAGCTTCAACGGCCGGATCGCCGCCGGACAGTCGACCGAGTTCGGTTTCCAGGCCACCGGAAGCGGAGCGGGCGTGACGCCCACCTGTACCGCCAGTTGA
- a CDS encoding IclR family transcriptional regulator domain-containing protein, whose protein sequence is MTREAGPDFIEALARGLDVLRCFRAGRPVLTLSEIAAATGLARPTVRRILLTLDELGYVRSADRGFALTPRVLELGMSYINSLNMWEIAEPHMRRLVDQTNESSSMAQLDGNDIVYVARVAVPKIVTLAVTVGTRFPAAATSMGKILLAALDQAELTAVLAEPTRSGITPWWQPERDELDRTLREVRARGWALADQDLAPGIRSVATGVRNGDGKVVAAVNVTVHAAETSVEKLTEDHLPRLLRTAADISRDWALLDTLPISVHEPRRGVVPLGVRLP, encoded by the coding sequence ATGACGCGCGAGGCGGGACCTGACTTCATCGAGGCCCTGGCCCGTGGCTTGGACGTGCTGCGTTGCTTCCGGGCCGGCCGACCGGTGCTCACGCTCAGTGAGATCGCCGCCGCGACCGGCCTGGCCCGCCCGACCGTCCGGCGGATCCTGCTCACCCTCGACGAACTCGGTTACGTCCGCTCCGCCGACCGGGGCTTCGCGCTCACCCCACGGGTGCTGGAACTGGGGATGAGTTACATCAACTCGTTGAACATGTGGGAGATCGCCGAGCCGCACATGCGTCGCCTCGTCGACCAGACCAACGAGTCGTCCTCGATGGCCCAGCTCGACGGCAACGACATCGTCTATGTCGCCCGGGTCGCGGTGCCGAAGATCGTCACGCTGGCGGTCACCGTCGGCACGCGATTCCCGGCTGCCGCCACGTCGATGGGCAAGATCCTGCTGGCCGCGCTCGACCAGGCCGAACTCACCGCCGTGCTGGCCGAGCCGACCCGATCCGGGATCACTCCGTGGTGGCAGCCGGAGCGCGACGAACTCGACCGGACGTTGCGCGAGGTCCGGGCCCGGGGGTGGGCGCTGGCCGACCAGGACCTTGCCCCCGGCATCCGATCGGTCGCCACCGGGGTACGCAACGGCGACGGCAAGGTCGTGGCCGCCGTCAACGTGACGGTGCACGCGGCGGAGACCAGTGTGGAGAAGTTGACCGAGGACCACCTGCCCCGGCTGCTCCGTACCGCCGCCGACATCAGCCGGGACTGGGCGCTGCTGGACACCCTGCCGATCTCCGTGCACGAACCACGCCGTGGCGTCGTGCCGCTCGGCGTACGCCTGCCCTGA
- a CDS encoding amidohydrolase family protein: protein MSTIDNGPAAASDRPVIFRNGLVLTMDDARTVLPGADVLVVGERIAEVGVGLTAPPDALEIDATGGILMPGMIDTHRHLWQTAMRGYGADWTLTQYFVWYYLESGKLFRPEDIYAGNLLGAIEALDAGVTTTVDWSHGLQTPQHADAAVDALEAVPGRFVLAYGNIQQGPWEWATSPEFRDFVQRRLHGRDDMLGFQMAFDVTGDPAFPERAAFEVARELGVPVTTHAGVWGATNDDGIRLMYENGFMTPETVYVHAATLTQDSYHRIAATGGSVSVSTESEQSAGQGYPPTWQLRHHGIPVSLSMDTSVWWSGDLFSAMRSTLGADRSREHLEAHGRQETITHCHLRAEQVVEWATRGGSRALGLDDTVGSLTVGKKADVVLIKNDGSPVMFPILHPYGQVAFQAQRGDVHSVVVNGRLVKHAHRLVGIDLGKARREVERTIEHLIGSMGDEAWARGMNPDIPETHLMDNPYTYTEWDAGSAQWKH, encoded by the coding sequence ATGAGCACGATCGACAACGGTCCGGCGGCCGCGTCGGACCGGCCGGTGATTTTCCGCAACGGTCTGGTCCTGACCATGGACGACGCCCGGACGGTGCTGCCCGGCGCCGACGTGCTCGTGGTCGGTGAGCGCATCGCCGAGGTCGGCGTCGGGTTGACCGCGCCACCGGACGCCCTGGAGATCGACGCCACCGGGGGGATCCTGATGCCAGGGATGATCGACACCCATCGGCACCTGTGGCAGACCGCGATGCGCGGGTACGGCGCCGACTGGACCCTGACCCAGTACTTCGTCTGGTACTACCTCGAATCCGGCAAACTCTTCCGGCCCGAGGACATCTACGCCGGCAACCTGCTCGGCGCGATCGAGGCGCTCGACGCCGGTGTCACCACCACGGTCGACTGGTCGCACGGACTCCAGACACCGCAGCACGCCGACGCCGCCGTCGACGCCCTGGAGGCGGTACCGGGCCGGTTCGTGCTCGCGTACGGCAACATCCAGCAGGGCCCCTGGGAGTGGGCGACCAGTCCGGAGTTCCGCGACTTCGTTCAGCGGCGCCTGCACGGCCGTGACGACATGCTCGGCTTCCAGATGGCGTTCGACGTCACCGGGGACCCCGCCTTCCCGGAGCGGGCGGCCTTCGAGGTGGCCCGCGAGTTGGGCGTACCGGTCACCACCCACGCCGGTGTCTGGGGCGCCACCAACGACGACGGCATCCGGCTGATGTACGAGAACGGCTTCATGACCCCGGAGACCGTGTACGTACACGCGGCCACCCTCACCCAGGACTCGTACCACCGGATCGCCGCCACCGGCGGATCTGTCTCGGTCTCCACGGAGAGCGAGCAGAGCGCCGGCCAGGGCTACCCGCCCACCTGGCAACTGCGGCACCACGGCATCCCGGTCTCGCTCTCCATGGACACCAGCGTCTGGTGGAGCGGGGACCTGTTCAGTGCCATGCGGAGCACTCTCGGCGCGGACCGCTCCCGGGAGCACCTGGAGGCGCACGGCCGGCAGGAGACCATCACGCACTGCCACCTGCGGGCCGAGCAGGTGGTCGAGTGGGCCACCCGGGGCGGCAGCCGCGCACTCGGGCTGGACGACACGGTCGGCAGCCTGACCGTGGGGAAGAAGGCGGACGTCGTACTGATCAAGAACGACGGCTCTCCGGTGATGTTCCCGATCCTGCACCCGTACGGCCAGGTGGCCTTCCAGGCGCAGCGCGGTGACGTGCACTCGGTGGTGGTCAACGGCCGGCTGGTCAAGCACGCGCACCGGTTGGTCGGCATCGACCTCGGCAAGGCCCGGCGCGAGGTCGAGCGGACCATCGAGCACCTGATCGGTTCGATGGGGGACGAGGCCTGGGCCCGGGGCATGAACCCGGACATCCCGGAAACGCACCTGATGGACAATCCGTACACGTACACCGAGTGGGACGCCGGCTCGGCCCAATGGAAGCATTGA
- a CDS encoding CaiB/BaiF CoA transferase family protein, which translates to MTTERRDGGDGPDRPPGPLRGVLVADFSRILAGPYATMLLADLGAEVIKVEGPAGDDTRTWMPPVRDDVSTYYLGINRNKRSIALDLREAADLTVAQELAARADVLIENFKPGGLRRFGLDYESVATGNPGIVYTSISGFGTGAGASMPGYDLMVQAISGLMSLTGDPDGSPYRAGISVFDVMAGMHANIGILAALHHRATSGQGQHVEVNLLSSALSGLVNHSSGYVAGGVVPYRMGNAHPSLFPYEPLPTANGELIVIAGNDGQFRKLCQVLGLPELVDDPRFGRNQDRTANREQLRPLLVDRLRTRTKDEWFRDLLAAGVPCAPINTIDGGVALAEELGLDPVVTVGEGASAVPSVRNPITFSATPARYELPPPGLDEHGEEIRKWLTEN; encoded by the coding sequence ATGACGACGGAACGGCGGGATGGCGGCGACGGGCCGGACCGGCCACCGGGACCACTGCGGGGCGTACTGGTGGCCGACTTCTCCCGGATCCTGGCCGGGCCGTACGCCACGATGCTGCTGGCCGACCTCGGCGCCGAAGTGATCAAAGTGGAGGGTCCGGCCGGCGACGACACCCGCACCTGGATGCCACCGGTCCGCGACGACGTCTCCACCTACTACCTCGGAATCAACCGCAACAAGCGCTCCATCGCGCTCGATCTGCGCGAGGCCGCGGACCTCACGGTCGCCCAGGAACTGGCCGCCCGCGCCGACGTGCTGATCGAGAACTTCAAGCCCGGCGGCCTGCGCCGGTTCGGGCTGGATTACGAGTCCGTGGCGACCGGCAATCCGGGCATCGTCTACACCTCGATCAGCGGCTTCGGCACCGGCGCCGGGGCGTCGATGCCCGGCTACGACCTGATGGTCCAGGCCATCTCCGGCCTGATGAGCCTGACCGGAGATCCCGACGGCTCGCCCTACCGGGCCGGAATCTCGGTCTTCGACGTGATGGCCGGGATGCACGCGAACATCGGCATCCTCGCCGCGCTGCACCACCGGGCCACCAGCGGTCAGGGCCAACACGTCGAGGTCAACCTGCTCTCCTCGGCGCTGTCCGGACTCGTCAACCACAGCAGCGGGTACGTGGCCGGTGGCGTGGTGCCGTACCGGATGGGCAACGCGCATCCGAGCCTGTTCCCGTACGAGCCACTGCCGACCGCCAACGGCGAACTGATCGTGATCGCCGGCAACGACGGACAGTTCCGCAAGCTGTGTCAGGTGCTCGGGCTGCCCGAACTGGTCGACGACCCCCGGTTCGGGCGCAACCAGGACCGGACCGCCAACCGCGAACAGTTGCGACCGCTGCTGGTCGACCGGCTGCGTACCAGGACCAAGGACGAGTGGTTCCGGGATCTGCTGGCCGCCGGCGTGCCGTGCGCCCCGATCAACACCATCGACGGCGGCGTGGCGCTGGCCGAGGAACTGGGCCTGGACCCGGTGGTCACGGTCGGCGAGGGTGCCTCGGCGGTGCCGAGCGTACGCAACCCGATCACCTTCTCGGCGACCCCGGCCCGGTACGAGTTGCCGCCGCCGGGACTGGACGAACACGGCGAGGAGATCCGCAAGTGGCTGACCGAGAACTGA
- a CDS encoding citryl-CoA lyase, whose protein sequence is MADRELSFPTAIGTSDPDQIRLLGQDLAADLMGKVGFGELAYWLVAGRRPTPGEVRVFETVLVALADHGFTPTAIAARLTYLSAPESLQGALAAGLLGGGSRFLGVTEDCGRFLADAIAGLTERPTDDAGWDEVARAVVGTARADRRLIPGLGHPVHKVGDPRTPVLIRIADEEGLRGPHLRLFEAIGRVHPAILGRTLPLNGAGVCGAALADLGLPVELLRGFALLARAAGLLGHLAEERRNPIGMDVYRTVDRNTRYLPPDGS, encoded by the coding sequence GTGGCTGACCGAGAACTGAGCTTCCCGACCGCGATCGGCACCTCCGACCCGGACCAGATCCGGCTGCTCGGTCAGGATCTCGCCGCCGACCTGATGGGGAAGGTGGGCTTCGGCGAACTGGCGTACTGGCTGGTCGCCGGGCGCCGACCGACGCCGGGCGAGGTACGGGTCTTCGAGACGGTGCTCGTCGCGCTGGCCGACCACGGCTTCACCCCGACGGCGATCGCCGCCCGGCTGACCTACCTGAGCGCCCCCGAGTCGCTCCAGGGCGCGCTCGCCGCCGGGCTGCTCGGCGGTGGCTCCCGCTTCCTGGGCGTCACCGAGGACTGCGGCCGGTTCCTCGCCGACGCCATCGCAGGACTGACCGAACGGCCCACCGACGACGCGGGCTGGGACGAGGTCGCCCGGGCGGTGGTCGGCACGGCCCGCGCCGACCGACGGCTGATCCCCGGCCTCGGGCACCCGGTGCACAAGGTCGGGGACCCGCGTACCCCGGTACTGATCCGGATCGCCGACGAGGAGGGGCTGCGCGGCCCGCACCTGCGGCTGTTCGAGGCGATCGGCCGGGTACATCCGGCGATCCTGGGCCGTACCCTGCCGCTCAACGGCGCCGGGGTGTGCGGGGCCGCGCTGGCCGACCTCGGGCTTCCGGTGGAACTGCTGCGCGGGTTCGCGCTACTGGCGCGGGCGGCGGGACTGCTGGGTCACCTGGCCGAGGAACGCCGCAATCCGATCGGGATGGACGTCTACCGGACCGTCGACCGCAACACCCGCTACCTACCGCCGGATGGTTCTTGA